Proteins encoded together in one Halomarina salina window:
- a CDS encoding ABC transporter ATP-binding protein has translation MREWFGVAGGGLASAPDDASNREDTAPADASDAPASAADEQLLAVEDCSVSYGKVSALRSIDVRVAEGEFVAVIGPNGAGKSTLCNTVSGFREYSGSVRYHGDEVRGQSPRDLVEGGLVHCTESRDLFGHMSVEDNLTLGAYRANTNVSERLRFVYDLFPALEDRTGQHARTMSGGEQQMLAIGRALMGDPDLLVLDEPTLGLAPVILDDISGGIEQIREEGVTILLAEQNVTFALRHADRIVLLENGEVVRRGTPDELREDDYIRESYLGG, from the coding sequence ATGAGGGAGTGGTTCGGCGTCGCGGGGGGCGGCCTCGCGAGCGCACCGGACGACGCCTCGAACCGGGAGGACACCGCGCCGGCCGACGCGTCCGACGCGCCCGCGTCGGCCGCCGACGAGCAGCTCCTCGCCGTCGAGGACTGCAGCGTCTCCTACGGGAAGGTGTCGGCGCTGCGCAGCATCGACGTGCGCGTCGCCGAGGGCGAGTTCGTCGCCGTCATCGGTCCGAACGGGGCGGGAAAGTCGACGCTCTGCAACACCGTCTCGGGCTTCCGGGAGTACTCCGGCAGCGTCCGATACCACGGCGACGAGGTTCGCGGGCAGTCACCGCGTGACCTCGTCGAGGGTGGACTGGTCCACTGCACGGAGTCCCGCGACCTGTTCGGCCACATGTCCGTCGAGGACAACCTGACGCTCGGCGCGTACCGGGCGAACACCAACGTCTCGGAGCGGCTGCGGTTCGTCTACGACCTGTTCCCGGCGCTCGAAGACCGGACGGGCCAGCACGCCCGGACGATGAGCGGCGGCGAACAGCAGATGCTCGCCATCGGGCGGGCGCTGATGGGCGACCCCGACCTGCTCGTCCTCGACGAACCGACGCTGGGTCTCGCGCCGGTCATCCTCGACGACATCAGCGGGGGTATCGAGCAGATACGCGAGGAGGGCGTCACCATCCTCCTCGCCGAGCAGAACGTGACGTTCGCGCTCCGCCACGCCGACCGCATCGTCCTGCTGGAGAACGGCGAGGTGGTCAGACGCGGCACGCCCGACGAACTCCGCGAGGACGACTACATCCGCGAGTCGTACCTCGGCGGGTAG
- a CDS encoding ABC transporter ATP-binding protein gives MSSESNRTTDDEGTPTVSDAAATPGAESYGPDDGVLVVDNLRKEFGGLVAVEDFSFAVEEQEILGFIGPNGAGKSTTFNCVTGFYEPTAGTVWYQGEDVTGKPSYEMVNRGLARTFQHFRPLHDRSVVANVALALVPDKLFSFGGLRGGTRERAAELCERVGLGDDLHRLPDELPHAGLLRLELARALATDPTLLLVDEPFAGLAGNEVERISTLIRELRDEGLTLVVVDHNMRGLLSLIDRAVVINFGSKLAEGTPEEIRNDEEVQRAYLGGDL, from the coding sequence ATGAGTAGCGAGTCGAACCGGACGACCGACGACGAGGGGACCCCGACCGTCTCCGACGCGGCAGCGACGCCGGGAGCGGAGTCGTACGGTCCCGACGACGGCGTCCTCGTCGTCGACAACCTCCGGAAGGAGTTCGGGGGACTCGTCGCCGTCGAGGACTTCTCGTTCGCCGTCGAGGAGCAGGAGATCCTCGGCTTCATCGGGCCGAACGGGGCCGGGAAGTCGACGACGTTCAACTGCGTCACCGGCTTCTACGAACCCACTGCGGGGACCGTCTGGTATCAGGGCGAGGATGTCACCGGCAAGCCGTCGTACGAGATGGTCAACCGGGGCCTCGCCCGCACGTTCCAGCACTTCCGGCCGCTCCACGACCGGAGCGTCGTGGCCAACGTCGCACTGGCGCTGGTGCCGGACAAACTGTTCTCGTTCGGCGGCCTGCGCGGCGGGACGAGAGAACGAGCGGCGGAGCTCTGCGAGCGCGTCGGTCTGGGCGACGACCTGCACCGACTGCCCGACGAACTGCCACACGCGGGCCTCCTGCGACTGGAACTCGCCCGCGCGCTGGCGACGGACCCGACGCTGCTGCTCGTCGACGAACCGTTCGCCGGGCTGGCGGGCAACGAGGTCGAACGCATCTCGACGCTCATCCGGGAGTTACGCGACGAGGGCCTGACGCTCGTGGTCGTCGACCACAACATGCGCGGGTTGCTCTCGCTCATCGACCGTGCGGTGGTCATCAACTTCGGGTCGAAACTCGCGGAGGGGACGCCCGAGGAGATTCGGAACGACGAGGAGGTCCAGCGGGCCTACCTCGGAGGTGACCTATGA
- a CDS encoding branched-chain amino acid ABC transporter permease, with protein MSEDTASGRVTDESGRSLPSIPVRYVVGVVGLLLLAVLPLMASMELGIGIPGVFVFTVDQLFLLDLALALYFGMFAMSWDTVSGYTGQISFGHGLFFAVGGYTSALLNLGYGLDPLVSVPLGMVLAAVAGVVIGVPALRLRGPYLSLVTLVAPLILLNLFIFRSDVFGGELGISPGPDNFLGFGVADAEMVYYVALGLFVFIMAVLLLVTRSDAGRVFTAVREDEDAVASVGLNPAKFKIFAFVLSAAIGGLAGAMYVHTPRGGATYSELFSTTVNVEVIIAAVLGGMGTIVGAAIGGIFVGIVPELLNEVELAIPEILALPFGPNVGLKVPVVGGTPISEIDFLIFAVLTLFLLYILPGGILRAVIRGGRRARGWRRGDDVATDGGRPERVLTRVVRRWNDELRGDDDE; from the coding sequence ATGAGTGAGGACACCGCATCCGGACGCGTGACGGACGAGAGCGGGCGGTCGCTCCCGTCGATACCGGTGCGATACGTCGTCGGGGTAGTCGGCCTGCTCCTGCTCGCGGTGCTGCCGCTGATGGCGAGCATGGAGCTCGGCATCGGCATCCCCGGCGTGTTCGTCTTCACCGTCGACCAGCTGTTCCTGCTCGACCTGGCGCTCGCGCTCTACTTCGGGATGTTCGCGATGAGCTGGGACACCGTCTCGGGGTACACCGGCCAGATATCGTTCGGTCACGGCCTGTTCTTCGCCGTCGGCGGCTACACGTCGGCGCTGTTGAACCTCGGCTACGGGCTGGACCCCCTCGTGTCGGTGCCCCTCGGGATGGTGCTCGCGGCCGTCGCGGGCGTCGTCATCGGTGTGCCGGCGCTCCGTCTGCGCGGGCCGTACCTCTCGCTGGTGACGCTCGTCGCACCGCTCATCCTGCTCAACCTGTTCATCTTCCGGAGCGACGTGTTCGGGGGTGAACTCGGCATCTCGCCCGGCCCCGACAACTTCCTCGGGTTCGGCGTCGCCGACGCGGAGATGGTGTACTACGTCGCCCTCGGCCTGTTCGTGTTCATCATGGCGGTGTTGCTCCTCGTGACTCGCTCCGACGCGGGCCGGGTGTTCACCGCCGTCCGCGAGGACGAGGACGCAGTGGCGAGCGTCGGCCTCAACCCGGCGAAGTTCAAGATTTTCGCGTTCGTCCTCAGCGCCGCCATCGGCGGGCTGGCGGGGGCGATGTACGTCCACACGCCGCGAGGCGGCGCGACGTACTCCGAACTGTTCTCGACGACGGTCAACGTCGAGGTCATCATCGCCGCCGTCCTCGGCGGGATGGGTACCATCGTCGGGGCCGCCATCGGCGGCATCTTCGTCGGTATCGTCCCGGAGTTGTTGAACGAGGTCGAGCTGGCGATTCCCGAGATCCTCGCACTCCCGTTCGGGCCGAACGTCGGGCTCAAAGTCCCCGTCGTCGGCGGGACGCCGATCAGCGAGATCGACTTCCTCATCTTCGCCGTCCTCACGCTGTTCCTGCTGTACATCCTGCCCGGCGGTATCCTCCGGGCGGTCATCCGCGGCGGGCGGCGTGCCCGTGGCTGGCGACGCGGCGACGACGTTGCGACCGACGGCGGTCGGCCAGAGCGCGTCCTCACCCGCGTCGTCCGTCGCTGGAACGACGAGTTGCGAGGTGACGACGATGAGTAG
- a CDS encoding branched-chain amino acid ABC transporter permease yields the protein MVGVDLVAPLQASPSTVLVQIVILSSLYALVALGFTLIFGVGGVLNLAHGASITIGAFVAYVVTAQQGFGGFVGLAAAFVVTGLVSGVYYLALIKRIEDEPIMVMIITLVTSVAVEEVIRFVYGSQAKVLTLVGGRISLAGSTVTYTQLVAFGLSALLIAALFAFVNYTPQGKALLATSMTKKGAALVGIEADRINLLVWVGAGALAGVAGVFLGATQGAFFAMGRGPLVLSFSIVVLGGIGSIRGSVLGAFVVGALEVLTVQYVDSSLTGLTPLLVLVVVLLLRPEGLFGRELVEA from the coding sequence ATGGTCGGCGTCGACCTCGTCGCTCCACTGCAGGCCTCGCCGTCGACGGTGCTCGTCCAGATCGTCATCCTCAGTTCGCTGTACGCGCTCGTGGCGCTGGGGTTCACGCTCATCTTCGGCGTCGGCGGGGTGTTGAACCTCGCTCACGGCGCGAGCATCACCATCGGCGCGTTCGTCGCGTACGTCGTCACCGCACAGCAGGGGTTCGGCGGGTTCGTCGGACTCGCGGCGGCGTTCGTCGTCACCGGCCTCGTGAGCGGCGTCTACTACCTGGCGCTCATCAAGCGCATCGAGGACGAGCCCATCATGGTGATGATAATCACGCTCGTCACCTCGGTCGCCGTCGAGGAGGTCATCCGGTTCGTCTACGGCTCGCAGGCGAAGGTGCTGACGCTCGTCGGCGGTCGCATCAGCCTCGCCGGGTCGACGGTGACGTACACCCAGCTCGTGGCGTTCGGGCTCTCGGCGCTGCTCATCGCCGCCCTGTTCGCGTTCGTCAACTACACGCCACAGGGCAAGGCGCTGCTCGCGACGAGCATGACGAAGAAGGGGGCGGCGCTGGTCGGCATCGAGGCCGACCGCATCAACCTGCTCGTCTGGGTCGGGGCCGGCGCGCTCGCGGGCGTCGCGGGCGTCTTCCTCGGCGCGACGCAGGGCGCGTTCTTCGCGATGGGTCGCGGGCCGCTCGTCCTCTCGTTCAGCATCGTCGTGCTCGGCGGTATCGGCTCCATCCGTGGCAGCGTCCTCGGTGCGTTCGTCGTGGGCGCGCTGGAGGTGCTGACGGTCCAGTACGTCGATTCGAGCCTCACGGGACTGACCCCGTTGCTGGTGCTCGTCGTCGTGTTGCTGCTCAGACCGGAGGGACTGTTCGGCCGCGAACTGGTGGAAGCATGA
- a CDS encoding ABC transporter substrate-binding protein, protein MESDDGSRSKGPVRRRAFLKATGAGVAGVSLAGCVSTGGDGGETTDGSGTDGGGGGNSSGGGGTTTGTASGGNLPDSVKVGVLAPEPSSNPIGASIANGAKLAAKQLNEEGSGPEFEVVVKDTKEKPDTGRTKYQELTLSEEVDVTTGIFTSEVLLAVLGDIAEQQTVHLTSGAATPEASARVNEDYENYKYHFRTGPLNAYQLGVNMTDFLGAKQSDLGWESVAVLVEDYEWTKPVSKALDENMGDTGVEITTQKRYASGTTNFAPIYDQVESSGADAAFIAMAHTGTPAVAQWAKEQRPFHFGGIHVPMQLPSYYEATSGACNYGVTQNSATPKSEVTEKTVPFSNAYNEEYDSYPVYTGYITFDAVKQYAEVIQQAGTVEADDVVSGLEQSSYTGTVGTVEYYPKDNEFAHDVVYEEDLVNPVYQQWQDGSQEVIYPDNLTTADYQAPSWL, encoded by the coding sequence ATGGAATCAGACGACGGAAGTCGATCCAAGGGACCGGTACGGCGACGAGCATTTCTGAAAGCGACCGGGGCAGGCGTCGCGGGCGTATCGCTCGCTGGCTGTGTCAGCACGGGGGGCGATGGGGGAGAAACGACTGACGGCAGCGGCACCGACGGTGGTGGCGGCGGAAATTCGAGCGGTGGCGGCGGGACCACGACCGGGACCGCGAGCGGTGGCAACCTCCCCGATTCGGTCAAGGTCGGTGTGCTCGCGCCCGAGCCGTCGAGCAACCCCATCGGGGCCAGCATCGCCAACGGTGCGAAACTGGCCGCGAAGCAGTTGAACGAGGAGGGCTCGGGTCCGGAGTTCGAGGTGGTCGTCAAGGACACCAAGGAGAAACCCGACACCGGGCGGACGAAGTACCAGGAACTCACCCTCAGCGAGGAGGTGGACGTGACGACGGGCATCTTCACCAGCGAGGTGCTGCTGGCGGTGCTCGGCGACATCGCCGAACAGCAGACCGTCCACCTCACGTCGGGTGCGGCGACGCCCGAGGCGAGCGCACGGGTCAACGAGGACTACGAGAACTACAAGTACCACTTCCGCACCGGGCCGCTCAACGCCTACCAGCTCGGGGTCAACATGACCGACTTCCTGGGGGCCAAGCAGTCGGACCTCGGCTGGGAGTCGGTCGCGGTGCTCGTCGAGGACTACGAGTGGACGAAACCCGTCTCGAAGGCGCTCGACGAGAACATGGGCGACACCGGCGTCGAGATAACGACCCAGAAGCGCTACGCGTCCGGCACGACCAACTTCGCGCCCATCTACGACCAGGTGGAGAGTTCGGGGGCCGACGCGGCGTTCATCGCGATGGCCCACACCGGCACGCCGGCTGTCGCGCAGTGGGCGAAGGAGCAACGCCCCTTCCACTTCGGAGGCATCCACGTGCCGATGCAACTGCCGTCGTACTACGAGGCGACGAGCGGCGCGTGTAACTACGGGGTGACGCAGAACTCCGCGACGCCAAAGAGCGAGGTGACCGAGAAGACCGTCCCGTTCTCCAACGCGTACAACGAGGAGTACGACAGCTACCCGGTCTACACGGGCTACATCACGTTCGACGCGGTCAAGCAGTACGCGGAGGTCATCCAGCAGGCCGGGACCGTCGAGGCCGACGACGTCGTCTCCGGCCTCGAGCAGTCGTCGTACACCGGCACCGTCGGAACGGTGGAGTACTACCCGAAGGACAACGAGTTCGCCCACGACGTCGTCTACGAGGAGGACCTGGTCAACCCGGTGTACCAGCAGTGGCAGGACGGCAGCCAGGAGGTCATCTACCCCGACAACCTCACGACGGCCGACTACCAGGCCCCCTCGTGGTTGTAG
- a CDS encoding cryptochrome/photolyase family protein, producing the protein MLVHWHRSDLRATDNLGLAKATDEDDVLPVFVFDDEVLAHGSPSRVAFMLDALAALREWYRDHDGDLCLLRGDPSAVLPDLCAEHDATGVFWNHGYSGLAQERDEAVKAALSDAGYGHAAFHDALHHEPGSITTNDGEHYSVYTYFWKKWRDREKEPPYDAPESGDLVADAGEYEEVPTSGDLGFDETDADVEPGGHEAARDRLDAFCESPIYEYADRRDDPTEVTTSLLSTHLNWGTVGVREVYAATEGAMADAPDDEARESVEEFQSQLAWREFYTHVLYFNPEVVTENFDDYQEGIDWREDDDELQAWRDGETGFPIVDAGMRQLREEAWMHNRVRMLVASFLTKDLMLDWRHGYDHFRALLADHDTANDNGGWQWAASTGTDAQPYFRIFNPWSQQERYDPDAEYVKRYVPELRDVDPERIHEWHELDDDERADLAPEYPAPICDHGDRREEALAMFKRARGEE; encoded by the coding sequence ATGCTCGTCCACTGGCACCGCTCGGACCTGCGTGCCACCGACAACCTCGGCCTCGCGAAGGCCACCGACGAGGACGACGTGTTACCAGTGTTCGTCTTCGACGACGAGGTGCTCGCTCACGGGTCGCCCTCGCGCGTCGCGTTCATGCTCGACGCGCTAGCGGCGCTCCGCGAGTGGTACCGCGACCACGACGGCGACCTCTGCCTGCTCCGCGGCGACCCCAGCGCCGTCCTCCCCGACCTCTGTGCGGAACACGACGCGACCGGCGTGTTCTGGAACCACGGCTACTCCGGCCTCGCGCAGGAACGCGACGAGGCCGTGAAGGCCGCCCTCTCGGACGCGGGCTACGGCCACGCGGCGTTCCACGACGCCCTCCACCACGAACCCGGCTCTATCACGACCAACGACGGCGAGCACTACTCCGTCTACACCTACTTCTGGAAGAAGTGGCGCGACCGTGAGAAGGAACCGCCCTACGACGCGCCGGAGTCGGGTGACCTCGTCGCCGACGCGGGGGAGTACGAGGAGGTGCCGACGTCCGGCGACCTCGGGTTCGACGAGACCGACGCTGACGTCGAACCGGGCGGGCACGAGGCCGCACGCGACCGTCTCGACGCGTTCTGCGAGTCGCCAATCTACGAGTACGCCGATCGCCGCGACGACCCGACCGAGGTGACCACGTCGCTGCTCTCGACGCATCTCAACTGGGGGACCGTCGGCGTCCGCGAGGTGTACGCGGCGACCGAGGGCGCGATGGCCGACGCCCCCGACGACGAGGCCCGGGAGTCCGTCGAGGAGTTCCAGTCACAGCTCGCCTGGCGGGAGTTCTACACCCACGTGCTCTACTTCAACCCGGAGGTGGTGACGGAGAACTTCGACGACTACCAGGAGGGCATCGACTGGCGCGAAGACGACGACGAACTCCAGGCGTGGCGCGACGGCGAGACGGGCTTCCCCATCGTCGACGCCGGGATGCGCCAGCTGCGCGAGGAGGCGTGGATGCACAACCGCGTCCGGATGCTCGTCGCCTCCTTCCTCACGAAGGACCTCATGCTCGACTGGCGACACGGCTACGACCACTTCCGCGCCCTCCTCGCGGACCACGACACGGCCAACGACAACGGCGGCTGGCAGTGGGCCGCCTCGACGGGCACCGACGCGCAGCCGTACTTCCGCATCTTCAACCCGTGGAGCCAGCAGGAACGGTACGACCCGGACGCCGAGTACGTCAAGCGGTACGTCCCCGAACTCCGCGACGTCGACCCCGAGCGAATCCACGAGTGGCACGAACTGGACGACGACGAACGCGCCGACCTCGCGCCGGAGTACCCCGCGCCCATCTGCGACCACGGCGACCGCCGGGAGGAGGCGCTGGCGATGTTCAAACGGGCTCGGGGGGAGGAGTAG
- the sod gene encoding superoxide dismutase, whose protein sequence is MSERSNPELPSLPYDYDALEPSLSEQVLTWHHDTHHQGYVNGLDSAEETLAENRSSGDFGSSGGAIRNVTHNGCGHYLHTTFWENMSPNGGGEPDGDLADRIEEDFGSYEGWKGEFEAAASAAGGWALLVYDPVAKQLRNLVVDKHDQGALWGAHPILALDVWEHSYYYDYGPARGDFIDAFFDVVDWDDVAEKYDQVASTYE, encoded by the coding sequence ATGTCTGAACGTTCAAACCCGGAACTGCCGTCTCTCCCGTACGACTACGACGCGCTCGAACCGTCCCTGTCCGAGCAGGTGCTCACGTGGCATCACGACACGCACCACCAGGGCTACGTAAACGGCCTCGACAGCGCCGAGGAGACGCTCGCGGAGAACCGTTCGTCCGGTGACTTCGGCTCCTCGGGTGGAGCCATCCGCAACGTCACCCACAACGGCTGTGGACACTATCTCCACACGACGTTCTGGGAGAACATGTCCCCGAACGGCGGCGGCGAACCCGACGGTGACCTCGCCGACCGTATCGAGGAGGACTTCGGCTCCTACGAGGGCTGGAAGGGCGAGTTCGAGGCCGCAGCGTCGGCCGCCGGTGGCTGGGCGCTCCTCGTCTACGACCCGGTCGCGAAGCAGCTTCGCAACCTCGTCGTCGACAAGCACGACCAGGGCGCGCTCTGGGGCGCACACCCCATCCTCGCGCTGGACGTCTGGGAGCACTCGTACTACTACGACTACGGCCCGGCCCGCGGCGACTTCATCGACGCCTTCTTCGACGTGGTCGACTGGGACGACGTCGCCGAGAAGTACGACCAGGTCGCCTCGACGTACGAGTAA
- a CDS encoding DUF5827 family protein, with translation MPRPKSDFETIRPLVFRDPDEVLDDESMYTIYEVARMLQGLDPGRELDAETETVLLDWAIPWMMVNADAFVFAEPDADDEPGHYGLA, from the coding sequence ATGCCCCGACCAAAGTCCGACTTCGAGACGATTCGACCGCTCGTCTTCCGCGACCCCGACGAGGTGCTCGACGACGAGTCGATGTACACCATCTACGAGGTGGCCCGCATGCTCCAGGGGCTCGACCCCGGGCGCGAACTCGACGCCGAGACCGAGACCGTCCTGCTCGACTGGGCCATCCCGTGGATGATGGTCAACGCCGACGCGTTCGTCTTCGCCGAACCGGACGCCGACGACGAACCCGGCCACTACGGACTCGCGTAG
- a CDS encoding ATPase — MRLLVAGSARVDAGKTTFASGLAAHLDAPAYKPRAGNDYWFDHDDVRHAVADGRLYGKDVRTLAGLGEDPPEQRNPVHRLWTPAPGTGKGLLGRTDRAFLCDRVTLDGRDEFVVNGTVDLPPLLTETLPLADATVVESLDEFNAVMADRHRAAFDAVAARVAAEERVVVESYADIARPLDGAVPDAVAVVEPARLRIYEGERYAKACEVASGSAREGRLEERVERVLEFVEPWSRHRLRPLPGEHRDDPDAVAEAYADAYDALVGVAEADGSSGDGA; from the coding sequence ATGCGCCTGCTCGTCGCCGGGAGCGCCCGCGTCGACGCGGGAAAGACCACGTTCGCCTCGGGACTCGCCGCGCACCTCGACGCCCCAGCCTACAAACCGCGGGCCGGCAACGACTACTGGTTCGACCACGACGACGTCCGCCACGCCGTCGCCGACGGCCGTCTCTACGGCAAGGACGTCAGGACGCTCGCCGGACTTGGCGAGGACCCTCCCGAGCAACGCAACCCCGTCCACCGGCTCTGGACGCCCGCGCCGGGCACCGGCAAGGGGCTCCTGGGTCGGACCGACCGCGCCTTCCTCTGTGACCGCGTCACGCTCGACGGCCGCGACGAGTTCGTCGTCAACGGCACCGTCGACCTGCCCCCGCTGCTGACCGAGACGCTCCCGCTGGCCGACGCCACCGTCGTCGAGTCGCTCGACGAGTTCAACGCGGTGATGGCCGACCGCCACCGCGCGGCGTTCGACGCAGTCGCCGCGCGCGTCGCTGCCGAGGAACGCGTCGTCGTCGAGTCGTACGCCGACATCGCCCGACCGCTGGACGGGGCCGTCCCGGACGCCGTCGCCGTCGTCGAACCCGCCCGCCTCCGCATCTACGAAGGGGAGCGCTACGCGAAGGCCTGCGAGGTCGCTTCGGGGAGCGCCCGCGAGGGCCGCCTCGAAGAGCGCGTCGAGCGCGTCCTGGAGTTCGTCGAGCCGTGGTCGCGCCACCGCCTCCGCCCGCTCCCCGGCGAGCACCGGGACGACCCCGACGCCGTCGCGGAGGCGTACGCCGACGCCTACGACGCGCTCGTGGGCGTCGCCGAGGCCGACGGTTCGAGCGGAGACGGGGCGTAG
- a CDS encoding S9 family peptidase, with protein MDPVPTAAYYDRTLVESPTLSPDGDRVAFVAREFDPDEDERRSSVFVAPTDGSREPHRLTRSSDASSPTFSPDGSTLAVLMTRDRDLALRVGRDASDADDGEKARDDGETDADEGDETGEEGQSADEDEADDDSGSDDRASGDRRSQVWTFDLEWGGDARQVTTREHGVGEFDWSPSGDRLVIAARDPTDDEQAALDQRDEGGPIETERLQHKRDGSGWLDTVRTYLFVVDVETRDTERLDETGLRPSAGEATTGRQPAWGRAGIAFLGYDGAAPDDTYATDVFLADPDDGSVECVTSGEATRRSPTWSPDGSRLAVRARDPENWYRPEELRVLDPETGEERDVSAGLDRTLGWAAPRWLDDESLVCLLGDGGWSRFARFHLDGDPERVYESQSRAETLRAFDHAEGTLAVTLSDPESGTELYTMPVAALDESAGENDGHEERTRLTAATDPLVDEYGPLNARRVEFDSDGQSVEGIAYYPADFDPNDPDPRPFLLDIHGGPMSYDAPGWDFDALFWTTRGYVVFRVNYRGSTSYGRSFSEQLKGRWNTLEVQDLQAGVDWMIDAGWADPERLFCTGFSQGGVNTAYLVTRTDRFAAAAAEHGVYDLASSFGTDDSQNWLEADFGLPWENPQGYRDASSIADVGNVRTPLLVTAGENDWRCPPTQAEQLYVSVRKQGVDAKLVVYQGEHHAITDPDRAIHRLEELESWFGRYGGPTAGESGDDAGDEPSEN; from the coding sequence ATGGACCCAGTCCCCACGGCGGCCTACTACGACCGGACGCTGGTCGAGTCCCCCACGCTCTCCCCCGACGGCGACCGCGTCGCGTTCGTCGCCCGGGAGTTCGACCCCGACGAGGACGAGCGGCGCTCGTCGGTGTTCGTCGCCCCGACCGACGGCTCGCGGGAACCCCACCGGCTCACGCGGTCCTCGGACGCCTCCTCCCCCACGTTCTCGCCCGACGGCTCGACGCTGGCCGTGCTGATGACCCGCGACCGGGACCTGGCGCTCCGGGTCGGCCGCGACGCCTCGGACGCTGACGACGGCGAGAAAGCGAGAGACGACGGCGAGACTGACGCGGACGAGGGCGACGAGACAGGCGAGGAGGGTCAGTCCGCCGACGAGGACGAGGCCGACGACGATTCTGGGAGTGACGACCGGGCGAGCGGCGACCGTCGGTCGCAGGTGTGGACGTTCGACCTGGAGTGGGGCGGGGACGCCAGGCAGGTGACCACCCGCGAGCACGGCGTCGGCGAGTTCGACTGGTCGCCGTCGGGCGACCGCCTCGTCATCGCGGCGCGCGACCCGACGGACGACGAGCAGGCGGCCCTCGACCAGCGCGACGAGGGCGGCCCCATCGAGACCGAACGCCTCCAGCACAAACGCGACGGCTCGGGCTGGCTCGACACCGTGCGGACGTACCTGTTCGTCGTGGACGTAGAGACCCGCGACACCGAACGCCTGGACGAGACCGGCCTCCGACCGAGTGCGGGGGAGGCCACGACGGGTCGTCAGCCAGCGTGGGGACGGGCGGGTATCGCGTTCCTCGGCTACGACGGCGCGGCTCCCGACGACACGTACGCGACCGACGTGTTCCTCGCCGACCCCGACGACGGGAGCGTCGAGTGCGTCACGAGCGGTGAGGCGACCCGTCGGTCGCCGACGTGGAGTCCCGACGGGAGCCGTCTCGCGGTCCGCGCTCGGGACCCCGAGAACTGGTACCGACCGGAGGAACTCCGCGTACTCGACCCCGAGACGGGCGAGGAACGAGACGTCTCGGCGGGCCTCGACCGGACGCTCGGCTGGGCGGCCCCGCGCTGGCTGGACGACGAGTCCCTCGTCTGTCTGCTCGGCGACGGCGGCTGGTCACGGTTCGCGCGGTTCCACCTCGACGGGGACCCCGAACGTGTCTACGAGTCGCAGTCACGCGCCGAGACGCTCCGGGCGTTCGACCACGCCGAGGGGACGCTCGCGGTCACGCTGAGCGACCCCGAATCGGGGACCGAACTCTACACGATGCCCGTCGCGGCGCTCGACGAGAGCGCAGGGGAGAACGACGGGCACGAGGAACGAACGCGACTGACCGCGGCGACCGACCCGCTGGTCGACGAGTACGGCCCGCTGAACGCTCGCCGCGTCGAGTTCGACTCCGACGGCCAGTCCGTCGAGGGTATCGCCTACTACCCGGCCGACTTCGACCCGAACGACCCCGACCCGCGGCCGTTCCTGCTCGACATCCACGGCGGACCGATGAGCTACGACGCACCTGGGTGGGACTTCGACGCCCTGTTCTGGACGACGCGGGGGTACGTCGTCTTCCGCGTCAACTACCGCGGGTCCACCTCCTACGGACGTTCGTTCTCCGAGCAGCTGAAGGGGCGCTGGAACACGCTGGAGGTGCAGGACCTCCAGGCGGGCGTCGACTGGATGATCGATGCGGGGTGGGCCGACCCCGAACGTCTGTTCTGCACGGGGTTCTCCCAGGGCGGCGTCAACACCGCCTACCTCGTGACGCGTACCGACCGGTTCGCCGCCGCGGCGGCCGAGCACGGCGTCTACGACCTCGCCTCCTCGTTCGGGACCGACGACAGCCAGAACTGGCTGGAGGCCGACTTCGGCCTCCCGTGGGAGAACCCCCAGGGCTACCGCGACGCCTCCTCGATAGCCGACGTGGGGAACGTGCGGACGCCGCTGCTCGTCACGGCCGGCGAGAACGACTGGCGCTGTCCGCCGACCCAGGCCGAGCAACTGTACGTGAGCGTCCGCAAGCAAGGAGTAGACGCGAAACTGGTCGTCTACCAGGGCGAGCACCACGCCATCACCGACCCGGACCGGGCCATCCACCGACTGGAGGAACTGGAGTCGTGGTTCGGACGCTACGGCGGCCCGACCGCCGGGGAGAGCGGAGACGACGCCGGAGACGAACCGAGCGAGAACTGA